From Aptenodytes patagonicus chromosome 1, bAptPat1.pri.cur, whole genome shotgun sequence, one genomic window encodes:
- the LOC143163694 gene encoding C-type lectin domain family 2 member B-like isoform X2 — protein sequence MESEGEQEAETTRCLAQTPVGNVDSTDVRQDARWKVAASSWVRRTGRCCKERFFQSKSVTLGTSYHRKFPSEQCPSEWIGYKKKCYFISEEEKNWTSSQTFCAKNESLLAIFENQEEMHSLAKRLKIDDSWIGLRKKGENFYWENGVALKVDLFQIRNHSDCAYLDAFTISTSACSLPRRWICIQLP from the exons ATGGAGTCTGAAGGTGAACAGGAGGCTGAGACCACCCGGTGTCTGGCACAAACACCTGTTGGGAACGTAGACTCCACTGATGTCAGACAAGATGCCAGATGGAAAGTGGCAGCTAGTTCATGGGtgcggaggacagggaggtgctGTAAAGAGAGGTTCTTTCAGTcaaaat CTGTAACACTTGGGACATCTTACCACAGAAAATTTCCTTCTGAACAGTGCCCCAGCGAGTGGATAGGTTACAAAAAGAAGTGTTATTTCatctcagaggaggaaaaaaactggaCATCTAGCCAGACCTTCTGTGCTAAGAATGAATCCTTGCTAGCCATTtttgaaaaccaggaagaaatg cattctttAGCTAAGCGTTTGAAAATAGATGACTCCTGGATTGGATTGCGCAAGAAAGGTGAAAACTTCTATTGGGAGAATGGTGTTGCCTTGAAGGTGGACTT GTTCCAGATACGAAATCACTCTGATTGTGCCTACTTGGATGCCTTCACTATTTCTACATCAGCATGCTCTTTGCCCAGGCGCTGGATCTGTATCCAGCTTCCCTAA
- the LOC143163694 gene encoding C-type lectin domain family 2 member B-like isoform X1, whose protein sequence is MESEGEQEAETTRCLAQTPVGNVDSTDVRQDARWKVAASSWVRRTGRCCKERFFQSKFCRLYVFLALVLVVLIVLAVTLGTSYHRKFPSEQCPSEWIGYKKKCYFISEEEKNWTSSQTFCAKNESLLAIFENQEEMHSLAKRLKIDDSWIGLRKKGENFYWENGVALKVDLFQIRNHSDCAYLDAFTISTSACSLPRRWICIQLP, encoded by the exons ATGGAGTCTGAAGGTGAACAGGAGGCTGAGACCACCCGGTGTCTGGCACAAACACCTGTTGGGAACGTAGACTCCACTGATGTCAGACAAGATGCCAGATGGAAAGTGGCAGCTAGTTCATGGGtgcggaggacagggaggtgctGTAAAGAGAGGTTCTTTCAGTcaaaat TCTGTCGCCTATACGTATTTCTTGCATTGGTGCTGGTGGTCCTCATTGTACTTG CTGTAACACTTGGGACATCTTACCACAGAAAATTTCCTTCTGAACAGTGCCCCAGCGAGTGGATAGGTTACAAAAAGAAGTGTTATTTCatctcagaggaggaaaaaaactggaCATCTAGCCAGACCTTCTGTGCTAAGAATGAATCCTTGCTAGCCATTtttgaaaaccaggaagaaatg cattctttAGCTAAGCGTTTGAAAATAGATGACTCCTGGATTGGATTGCGCAAGAAAGGTGAAAACTTCTATTGGGAGAATGGTGTTGCCTTGAAGGTGGACTT GTTCCAGATACGAAATCACTCTGATTGTGCCTACTTGGATGCCTTCACTATTTCTACATCAGCATGCTCTTTGCCCAGGCGCTGGATCTGTATCCAGCTTCCCTAA
- the LOC143163689 gene encoding C-type lectin domain family 2 member B-like, with product MKPKGAAGFRPAAAMEEAGGGEVRFSPSWRRDELRRLRRLRRRFCADPLLGRLPPGDWSPTARPSAVLMEPMLKGERTHLRHKARPDRCSQLSFRRRIVGIVIAVAAILLLMWITLNPPKLLELEPCPDDWLYYKKKCYYHSGAMADWDSSQESCSAYGASLAVIDSHQELDFIMYRIRTIDFWIGLRRKGNKFFWVNGKSFDTNLFHVNITNDGDCVRIGSAFISTRRCSSRRNWLCSIGQFNPRQALNRERLAV from the exons ATGAAACCGAAGGGAGCGGCGGGCTTCCGCCCCGCGGCGGCGATGGAGGAGGCAGGCGGCGGCGAGGTCCGGTTCTCTCCGTCCTGGCGCCGGGATGAGCTCCGACGCCtgcggcggctccggcggcggtTCTGCGCCGACCCGCTGCTAGGCCGGCTGCCGCCCGGGGACTGGTCCCCCACGGCCCGCCCGTCGGCGGTGCTGATGGAGCCGATGCTGAAGGGAGAGCGGACTCACCTGAGACACAAAGCGCGGCCGG ATAGGTGTTCACAACTCTCTTTCCGGAGAAGAATTGTGGGAATTGTCATTGCTGTTGCTGCGATTTTACTCTTAATGTGGATTACCTTAA ACCCACCTAAATTACTAGAGCTGGAGCCGTGCCCTGATGACTGGCTGTACTACAAGAAGAAGTGTTACTATCATTCAGGAGCCATGGCAGATTGGGATTCCAGTCAGGAGTCCTGCTCTGCCTATGGAGCTTCCCTTGCAGTGATTGACAGCCACCAAGAACTG GACTTTATAATGTATCGAATACGCACAATAGACTTCTGGATTGGGCTGCgcaggaaaggaaacaaattctTCTGGGTTAATGGAAAGTCTTTTGACACTAACTT ATTTCATGTCAATATAACAAATGACGGAGACTGTGTCCGTATAGGTTCAGCCTTCATCTCTACCAGAAGGTGCTCCTCACGCAGGAACTGGCTTTGCAGCATTGGTCAGTTTAATCCAAGACAAGCTCTTAATAGGGAACGGCTGGCTGTGTAA